The sequence GATCGAGCAGCATGGTGGCAAGGTTGCCTCCAGTGTGAGTAAAAAGACGGATCTCGTCGTTGCGGGGGAATCCGCCGGATCGAAGCTCACCAAGGCACTCGAATTGGGGATCGAGGTTCTCGATCAACAAGGGTTGCTCGACAGGCTTGAGGTTTAGTCAGCCTCGATTCGATGCGCATGGGCATCTGGGGCTGCACGCGTGCGCAGTTCATACCGCGCACTCATCAATCTCACCCATATCCTTTGTTGCGAAGCTCGGTCTGCAGCTGTGCCTGAAATTCCTGCACGTCCTCAGGAGAGGGCTTGTAGCCCGGTTCGACGTCGGATAATCCCAGACGACCCATTTGATCAAGCTGCCATTTGGCGTTGACGCCATCGGAGAACCGAACCGATCCGCTGACCAGTGCACCCGGGGTGACAATGGAGTCAACCTCCACACTCACACCCTCAGGGCTGAGCGCATCGACGGGTGAGGACTCTTCATCCGCGTCTGCTTCGGGCGCTGGGGCAGGGGTTTCCTTTTTCAACTCCAGATTGAGGTCGTCAATCAGGAAGCGCACCTCCATGAAGGTCATGGAAATTTCAAATTCGGATTTCAGCCGGGACTGTACCTGGCTGAGGGTTTCGCCGGCTTCGAGCCATCGCGCGATGGCAGCTTTTTGGTCGTCGGTAAGGGACATCAGGAACTGGGATTTCGGGTGGCTCAGTTGGCCTTGGAAAGTTGTTTGATCAGATAGTCAACGCTCTGTTTGACCGAATTATCCTGCTCCATCATGTTTTCGACCGTCTTGCAAGCATGGATGACCGTTCCGTGGTCACGTCCCCCGAAGGCTTCACCGATTTCCTGAAGGGAACAGCCCGTGAGCATGCGGCTGAGGTACATGGCAATCTGACGGGGAAAGGCAATGTTGCTTGGGCGGCGCTTGCTGATCATGTCTTGCATGCGCAGGTTGAATTGTTCGGTGACCTTCTTCTGGATCTTATCGATGCTTACCTGATTCTGCATTTCTTCCTGCAGAATGTCTTCGAGCAATGCTTCCACCTTCGGAATGTCGATGGGTTTTTTGACCAGTGAAGTGTAGCTTGCCACGCGGGTGAGCGCGCCTTCCAGTCGTCTGACATTGCGGGATACGCGTTCGGCGAGAAAACAGAGGATGTCGTGCGGAATGTCGAGTTGCAGTGAGCGAGCCTTTTTCGACAGAATGGCCAGTCGGGTTTCCATGTCCGGACTCTGAATGTCGGCCACCATACCCCATTGGAATCGGGAAATGAGGCGGGCCTCCAGTTTGGCAATTTCGTTGGCGGGACGATCCGAAGTAATGAAAATCTGTTTCTGAGCTTCAAACAGTTCGTTGAAGGTGTGGAAGAACTCCTCCTGTATGCGCTCTTTCCCCGAGAGAAACTGCACATCATCAATCAGCAGCACATCGACACTGCGATAGTGGCGACGAAACTTCACCAGACTGTTTTCCTGAATGGCGCGAATGAATTCGTTGGTGAATTTTTCCGAAGAAATATAGGTGATTTTGGATTCGGGACGCTGCTTAAGGATCTGGTGGGCAACGGCATGCATCAAGTGTGTTTTTCCGAGACCCGTTTCACCGTAAATGAAGAGCGGATTGAAGGCCTTGGCAGGTGCGTTGGCGACGGCCATGCAGGCAGCGTGTGCCAGTTGGTTACCACCCCCAATCACAAAATTCTCAAAGGTGTTTCGAGGATTGAGCGGGAAGCTTTCCTTGGATTTGAAGCGGGAGTTGAGATGGCGATCTGCAGCCGTGAGAATGGACTGGGGGCGTCGGGCTGCCTGAACTGGAGCGGATACAGAAACCGCTTCGTTATCCG comes from Puniceicoccaceae bacterium and encodes:
- the dnaA gene encoding chromosomal replication initiator protein DnaA: MSTPNTVNESSKLWSQLCEELRVLFNRDLFEEWFAPLTCLEETQDTLILETQTDFSAIWIEENYLEILTRKAQELSGRTMTVELKAAVPDNEAVSVSAPVQAARRPQSILTAADRHLNSRFKSKESFPLNPRNTFENFVIGGGNQLAHAACMAVANAPAKAFNPLFIYGETGLGKTHLMHAVAHQILKQRPESKITYISSEKFTNEFIRAIQENSLVKFRRHYRSVDVLLIDDVQFLSGKERIQEEFFHTFNELFEAQKQIFITSDRPANEIAKLEARLISRFQWGMVADIQSPDMETRLAILSKKARSLQLDIPHDILCFLAERVSRNVRRLEGALTRVASYTSLVKKPIDIPKVEALLEDILQEEMQNQVSIDKIQKKVTEQFNLRMQDMISKRRPSNIAFPRQIAMYLSRMLTGCSLQEIGEAFGGRDHGTVIHACKTVENMMEQDNSVKQSVDYLIKQLSKAN